taaatgttttgaaaaaactgtCAAAGCGATTGTAAAAAActgttgtatgctttgtgcatatggaaaaTTGCTGCCATTCACTccgtttctgagatgttgagtgagagatcctctTCCCACAGTACTCTGGGATTTctaaaggagggattgtaaaatgtatatattacagaaatgctgtttggGTCCTCGAGActtattgatattttttctggcatagagggaggtgggaggtgagaaaaaagtttttaatttgaaggtagtgaaagaaatttgaatAGCAAAACccctatattttaaaatttgctaaTTTTTCACTAAAGCTACCTTAAAATGTCATGAACATTTccagaaaatttgttttttgttaaaatctgtgatAATGAAGTCCAAATGTGTGATGATTTGATGTGGAATTACCCATCAGGAGTATCTCTGCTCCAATCCACCATTGAAACTGCATGATATAATCCACCATTCTGCTCAAATTGACATCTCAATGCTGTCCCTTTAAGCGACAGTCCAACCccaagtgtgtgttttttatttctaagctcagtaaccCGTGTCCATACTAAATCTTCATTTTTTGAGCTCTAGTATACCTTTCTCTTGTCAATTGCAGGCAGGATTCTATAATTATCAGCCATCCTCTACTACGAATGTTAAActtaaataacaacacaacacctttgatgttagccacacactttttattcttctctcccATAAAATGAGTACCCTCCTACAAACCCACTCTCCTCAAACCCCGAATGTCCTACTCCCAGTCGGGATGCAGTCCCATAATCCCACAAATAGGAGCACATATATAAGATATAGAATATAACAACTTAACAGAATGAAGCTCCAAATGTGCAGTTCAAGTCCATTAAGGATATccaacaaagccctaaatatgacggctttaatagacctgccattgctgtgtccaaacatgatggtgccatgtagataaagtgttgtcatatctacatggtggcactgaaatgtatgcaaatcccctttaatgaaggtctgcaatgcactttgatcacatctgaattgtttgatttgtaattttaaactgtgaggtagaggaggaaatcaagaaaaatgtgtctttgaacccaaacctcatggagggcactgtgaccctgaagtgtgctcattatttttactgactttatgaagttaattctacacttttattttcacagggctttcccatttcacttgtccatacactgaggtgtctaatggcctccagctcagggctgtccatgtgagaagtgaatctgagaagagaagggcagacacttaaggagagagaagagtttcccacagagcatggcctctgccaaagaagatggtgtggatgaaagaacggtggacattaaagaagaggactgtgagcggctcacaccagaggatgtgtgtgtgaagctggaggatcatgaagaaagaatttcagtttttaaagaggaggaggagtgcaagTGGGTGACTGTTACCATTAAATCTgaggatttgaatgatttctccattggtcttgaacttcaaaagcatgaaactgaggatattttcaagcaagaggcctgtgaagaatctccatccagtttacagcCCTGGTCCACTAATACAGGACATCTGGCTATGCAGGAGAATTCTgcagagctgaaatcagagttatcagagtctgaagagaaaatcactgagggaaatgggagagaagtagaagagtcacctgggagtgttggaataagtgagtaatgtgattaaatataaaagaaagagagtgTTTAGAAATTCTAATGTTGGGTGctttgatgtttttagatgaTTGAAATGAGAGTGGGGAACACGGTTAATTGAACTTGGAAAAAGACCACCTGCTCAGGCCCATGATAACAAACAATAGGTtacctaataaatgataaattagacAAACTTGAGTGAATAAAGAAAAATCTAAAGTGTTCAGCGCATGACTtgaacatcatgaagctttgactgAAGCTGTGACTTATGTTAGGGCAACAGTGCATTACGTTCAATGAGAAtatcaaaagtcatatttttttaaagatgtgtaCTTTTCTTAAATTGTGTGGCAGTTACGGCAGAAATgtccacaaaaagaaataaataagaataaaatcctTAGCCCTGTGCACTAAATAAGAGTGAATTTGCTCAAGCCATTGCACACCTAATATGTAATCTCGTGCACTTTGACGTTAACAgtgacaagagctacctgtaCGTGCCATAATGACATTCTGGGGGTCTCAGTGTCTTGACTTGCTGGGGCAGCATGGCCTGGAAAAGTTGGCAGTGGTTTGAAATCTTCACTTGGAGATGATGTTGGGCCCTTCTGTCTCCCACCGTCACATCGGGTCAGTTTGgagtcaccactccacttcacctgcatgtttttCGGGGATGAGAGGGGAAGAACCAGAATAACCAGAAACACCATTCAGAGCCCCTGTGTAGAACAACTGTGGGTAGGATTTGACCCCCGGACACCTGAACAATAAAGCAGCTGAGCTAAACACTGTGCCCCCCTAACACAAGCGGAtacatttgtgtgtttatgttttaGTCCAAATTAGGTTCTAGAgtaggggttctcaacgtcggtcctggggaacccctgtggctgcaggtttttgttccaaccagattcctaatctgtgacaacaccttatagcactgatctcatttaattagctggtatttgtttttcttttatttgacattcagaaaagcatagcagcatgatttttacatttataagacatttataaatttttctgcttttgatttaaatgcttaactctcttttgttgatttcattatactttgcagtttctctgtgcagttttccccccttcattgtatcttaatgatgacaacttaaaacgagcagagcagacacccagacaaacaacacggaataatcaaaggctggagctactttagagtcagacccactgattagtaaataatgaattaattaaacaattagaacacctagaaaagtagaatgaaaatactgttaaaaagaaaaaaatgcattattcctatataactgcttggtacattttaatatatatatatttttagcaaacttaattttctaattaatatattgttctttaaacacagaacaaaaatctgcagcgacagggggtccccaggaccgacgttgagaacccctgttctagaggatgtaaatatcatcaaatatattacaataaagaagagaaaacccCAATTCAGGCACATGATTGGGTAGATAGACTCTTATCAGAGTCTTTAGAGCTGATATTGATCACCCATTCCAATCCATTAGGATCTgctgatatcaataataataatactgattttctttttttttttttataataaattaatttttagctATGCATAAACTTCACATTCCATAATAAAGTGCTCCCGTATACAGCATACGCAAAgaacatttacccataatgcacacataatggaacaaaacaaaaggcatgtcttaatcatactccccatttctaataaaataaaatgttcaactAGATATTTGTAGACGTCGACTCCGACAAGAAGAAATCGACACAGTCTTGCTGAACGCTTCAGGTTCTTATATAAGATTATAAGCATCTCTGCATGTTCTGAGTACAGTCTGATCCTCCTGTCATCCATGACGTGTGCTGCCGTACTGAGCAGACCCTCGCTGTCCCCACTCGTATAAGGAGGGCACAGGTAGGACGACGAATTTTATTGGTCCTCCAGAAAGCCAGTGGCCCAGCATCTCTTGTGGTATAAGGTTCACAAAGATAAAGATTCACCTCTGATGCTGTGGACTCAAATAtcgtttttatctttattgacaaTTTCTTTTTGCATTCTGCAGTTCTGTTGGCAGGGAGTTTCTTTGGATCTCTCAGCTGTCCGAGTGCGTCTGTGTGGTCGAGACACCAACACTAAACAGTTTGAGCTTGAGATTTGCAGTCATCTGTGAAATATGTGTCCTTGTACCATTGTTTACTTTGGTGATAGTAATGTCTGTTACAGAATTCATAACTGTATAGTGACTATTCACACTCAATGCTTATTATGCgtaattagtattattttatttaggtctAAAAACTAGGCTCATACTGTTCTACCTAACCAGCCAATAACAGGGCTGATTACAATTTCTAACTAATCGATGTCCACTTGATAAcgatttatatttatgtaccagCTCAGTAAAACTCTGCATCCCTTTCCTCCCATCTACCTACACATTCACTGAAAGGCTAATCAAAGGGATTTTAGTCAAAATAGCTAATTTctggttaattaattatacaaataaatcagtcaacAAACACTCATTGGCAGATGGAATTGAGGATCTAAATGATCTACAAGGTGACATCTTCCAGAACTGAAAGTGGCTGATTGTCCAGGCTTAcgaattccactgtttttgctGTCACAGTAAGTCTTTGGTGTTCTTGATGTCAGTGTTATAAGGTTGAGTTTTCTAAGTGATGTCATTATTGGAGGCCGACTGAGAGTAGGTGACTGAGCTAGACTAAGCTTGATGGTCACCTCAGGCTTTGAACAGCTcgttcttcacaccagtcccttttgtgtttacttctcaGATGTTGAATaaggtttgtattgttgaaagtgtTAGCACAGAATATTCCATGAGTAACTTTTTTTGTAGAAAAATATTACAAACCGCAAATTTGTTATCTCTTGTAGGAAGGAAACAAAACTGTTAGATTGGCAAGgacgtgtttctgtattttggtaatgttgGAACTTTGTCTTACATGCTTTTTATCATTTAAGATCAGATGCTAAGATCAGCTAATTGCTGATCATTGGTCAAGTCATTTGGAGTGAAAATTGGCTGATTTTAATTTGTCATCCGTTAATCAGATCAGGCCTGTCATTCCCATATGAAAGAAAGATGGAGAAATTGAACAGACAGCACCAGAACATGTAAAGACCACACATGGAGTGGCCAGAACATAAATGGCACCTCATTGTGAGGAAGGAACTCCAACCAGTGTGCCACCACTTTACTTgtactgtttcattcattttaaaaggtgGGTAGTGGTTAGGAATTTGGACATCAAACtcgagcaagtcacatgacctgcctatGCTCCAGTTGGAAGACGAAGAGAAATttaaccaattgtgtctcaaatgttgtgagtcatcttggataaaggtgtcagggaaaaaacaatatttaaaatgtttgtgttctttcagatttacagaagaatggCGGCTTCTGTCCACCTTCATTTGGTCAGCTCTCCCTTCAGTACAAAGAGAAAGGTATGAAGAAATCAGCAAGAGGATCAGAGAACCTGACAGCAGcctttttgcagtgcagttctctccctgctactggagtaacacagacagaagccattGAAATTGATGGACagcaagtggagaaagaaatccaaattcatactggaaaaaaatgttgtttgaaatgtggcaaacaattcacacacaaAAGTGATCTTAATAAGCATATGAAGATTCACACAGAAGAAAAAGCATATTGTTGTCATGAATGTGGTAAGTCATTCTCAACGAGTAGCTATCTTCAGATCCACAGAAGAAGCCACACAGGAGAAAAccctcattgctgttcagaatgtggtaaatcATTCTCATGTATAGGCAcggaagaatccacacaggagaaaaaccatcTTCAGATCCTCACAGAAGCCATCTTCATCCACCACACAGGAGAATGTAAAGTCATTCTCAACGAAAAGCTATCTTCAGaaccacagaagaatccacacaggagaaaaaccttattgctgtCAAGAATGTAGTAAGTCATTCTCAACGAGAAGCAATCTTCAGAAACACGAAAGAATCCACACTAGAGAAAACCCTCAttgttgttcagaatgtggtaagtcgttctcacATCTATGCAATCTTCAGacgcacagaagaatccacacaggagacaaacctcattgttgtccagaatgtggtaagtcattcGTAAGGAGAAGCtatcttcagaggcacagaagaagccacagaggagaaaaacctcattgctgttcagagtgtggtaagtcgttctcgttgagaagcagtcttcagaggcacagaagaatccacacaggagaaaaacctcattatTGTCCACAACGTGCTGAAAAATTTTCAGACAAGCTCAGTTTTCAAAGGCACACAGAAATTGATACTCGAGAGGAACCATATTGCTGATCTCAATGTGGAAAAAGGTTTTAAACATAAGCTCTTTTCAATTAAACACACAAACTCCCACTAAAGCGAAAATGTAGTATGTAttttctgaatgtggcaaatgttATACAAATCGGAAAGGTATTTATCCATGTGCCAAAATCCATAATGAAGACAAAtcacattgctgttctgaatgtgagaaACAATTCTTATATTTAAGCACACTTCAGTGCCAAATCAGAACTCATAATTGAGagaaaccttattgttgtcctAAATGTGATAAGCAGTTCTCACAACAAAGCACCCTAAAGAGACACATCAGacttcacaccggagagaaacctcacctttacttggaatgtggcaaacaattctcccACCTTACTTCTCTGTATAAGCATaagtcatactggagagaagccttaaAGTTGTACTGAATCTGGAATGCGATTCTCATATAACAGTTCTCTTCGCGATCATAAAATAATTCAATCTGCTATGAAACAGCTGTTCTGACTGTGGTAAGATTTTCTCAGACATCATGACTCTTATTGATTAcatgagaattcacactggacAGAAGCAGTACACCTGTTCTGAATGTGCTAAATGGTACTCTTCCAGAAAAAGGTTTCAGAGATACACAAAGTCTTATTGGAGTAAATGTAACCTTTCTCAGAAATGTCAAATGATCTTTCCATTGGAtcctcaggcaaaaaaaaaaaaaaatcttctgaatgtggtaaaggaCTCCAGTTGAAAGTAGTTAATAAGCACATAAGAATAGTGGAGAAAACACTAAAAGTGGCAAACAGATCGTAGATGTAAGGTCACCTCAGAGCCACATCTGAATTCACACTGGAATACAACACATATTTCACAAACAGCAAGAATCTTCTTCAACAACTTATAGGTGCAGgaaaaaacctcattgttgtcctaAATGTGGTTAACGCTTTTCAGACATCAGTGGCCTTCATATTTATAAATGACTGTCCTACTTGTGGTAAGCCTCTTATCTGTTCTGAATGTTGAAAGTGGTCCTCCTGTATCAGCCGTCATCAGCAACACGTAAGATTTCATGAAGGACTCAGAAACTGTACTGCTAGGACGTTCGCCATACAGGGACTGATCATCTCTGCACCAGTGAATACAAACAGCAGACAACAGAGTGAGGTAGCAACAGTACTGTGTGGTGATAACAACTTCAACCACAGATCACAACTGAAAAAgttcaatgtaataataaaaaatggagaaGTGAAATCAAATCCACAGTGCAGTGCCAACTACCAGGAGGTGCCGCTGAGAACAAGTGGATTATTTCTGTTTCGGAGCTTTGGAGATGGGGCCTTACCTGAGTAGCCATGAAGTTGTACCGTCTCTGGAATGTCATCTGATGGCTGTCGCCTGGGCTGAGTGCAGACAGCTGTTCTTAACTCTGATAATGAAGAAGTCATTTAGTGACGTCAGTTGACAGCCAATACTGTCCAATCAGATACTGGGGAGGGGCAGTCGAGGAGGACAGGAGACTTAAAAAGAGAGCCGTCACATGACAGACCAATGTAGAGGGGCTTTACAAGACTTTTACACTAATTTAGGTTGTCATTTATAAATAAGAGTCTTTACAAACCAATCCCATTCATCGGCTGTGTGGCAAGGATGAGTCCAAAAGTGGGAATTTTAAGAAgatctaaatacaaataaaatgaaacattcatggttcaaagagaaatgtttaagaccTGAAAAGGTAATCACAACAGCATTTTAGGGTTAGCCCGGGGGACTACAGTTATGAAGAATATCAATTAATGTATAGaaggaatattttttaaaataataatattatgagaAATGGGACACCATAATGAATGcagaaacacaatgaaaatgaaatgaattgatTTTATTGTCTGACATATAAGAGAAAAAGGGAAGACAAAGCAGAAACATACAGGGATCTCTGCTGACACAGCTGATAATTTGATAAATTAACCTAAAAATATAATGGATGTCACTTTGCTCCATGTCAGTATATCCTGTGGTGATGTGTGAAGGACGCTCTATACTCTGAATGTGTTGGTTTCCAGAATAGCAGAATTGACAAAGCTGGAAACAAGAAGAAGGTGGTGAAGTTTAATGTCTAATGTGACGTCAAGTGACTCAGTCGAACACCAAACTCTCATCAGTATGGCCGACATCTGACTGACCTGTGAGTCTTCGGTGGATTGATTCAGAAATGATGGACACCATGAGTGACCAATGGAGGGAGGGACACTACAGTAGTCCCATCTGTCACTCGCTCCTGCACATAGTCACTATTCCAGAGCTCCTGATACTtagtctatatagtgcctttcagctgTGCTGCTCCAGCAGAATTTTAAACAGTTGACTTTCAATGACACTCGGGGTCATGCTTCTTCTTCAGGTATTTGGTCTCACATTGTATTCCTCAGCTCACTGTTAGGCTCCTTGTCTTGACTCTTGTAGGCAGAGAAGTTTTGGCACTGAAGCGCTGAGCTAATAAAGCCCCCCAGGTTGTCACAGAAGCGAGCTCTTTATAACtaatcacaacaacaacaacaacaacaacatttatttatatagcacattttcatacaaaaagtagctaaaacccacttcacgcagtcccagtcctctgacatacccagagacagagcacgtccaaagcacaacaagccccaatgtagcggcgctttagggttaaaagatagagatatctattatcaatatagtctttaaaaaagaagaattttgcacttaaaatatatatatagtcttcagcagttttagtgcattaagatgatacacccagataataaaacCGGGTGATGGtgctaaaatttaaaatgtgtccagaataagcataacaagtcttaatgcagcaataaaaatgacaataaaccaaagttatgatattgaacagtctcgtttagggtagagatgaagtaattagaagaaaaaataaaaaagaaagaaaacaataaaacataaacagatagcgccctagtaatactaagtaataatgggaatatatgagaatatatgctgataaaaacccgtattttaaaacgaatagatcagacagtagactattaatccttgctttatcattaaccgccatgactcactattacgTATCAGAATaatcccgggatcagctttcttaattccttttctgcttcttccttggtAGCGAAGatatagaattgaccctgccattccactttcagttttgccggatacaagaggctgtatttgacgctggcttgccgtaaccgctgtttgatgttgtagaaggctgcgcgtttactagctgttgctggagagaagtcagggaagatacgaatttggttattttcaaatgtaatatcttccttgtttctgaggagtgccatcacctctagcttaaacgataatcgctcaaaacaaactataaaagacCTGGGGCTGgctctaacggtgtttgatccgcatacgcgataagccgctgctatctcagattctgctttaaagtcgtccgcgattattttagaaaaaagttcagatgCGAATTTCATCGGGTTTGAATTTTCTCGATTCtgaggcagaccttcaattctgacattataccttctactcccatcttccaaagcagccagtctgtctccatgttttttgcattcggagatgacattttctgctttttcttcagcactggtagctaaatttttggctaattcaatcctagttgtaaatgtctccttgagatcctccagttgatcagtaagcgtttcagtTTTACCCAGCatcatttgcctgttggagtaTCAGCCGCTGCATTTTGTTTGCttgttgccattcctgtttcaataccagcatctcctgtttcaattcctgtttcagtctctcatgtgcctttttccttgctttctcatttgccttctcggttttctttatatcttgtatgagctcagcgaacatcacctgcagtgtagacatttcaattgtgctttattgtaccgtaggtgaagcgtcaagttctactgtagccggtgtccccgctattcccggctcgcgtggagtatttgagatcgcggactgtaaggccttttccagtttcaggtgttcttctccgatcggcgagctatcgagatctgcactcacgattgtacaatcgctccccttttcactctcagcctgtgacaatgtagcggaccgtggtctataagagtctgtactttcgcccagctgatccaggtctctctctgaacggccgtatcttgagctagggcttgctgatcttagcttaggtgcagctttagttttcgattctttcggactccctttcttgttggccatgtttatatatgcttacatatatactgtagcagtctccttgggttgaatagatacaggatatctcaggataataagcaaataatatgaaaacagcaccgctgctagcggagctccacttcagacgtccatctctcgcatcagaCCAGACCAGCTCTCTCAATATATTTTTCAACTATGCCTTGAATTTTGACTGCACATCACAGCTTGTGCATATCTGATGAGCGCCGTTTGGGCATTTACGACAATACAACTTGAAGCCTGTCGTTGTTTGAAGGTATATTTTTCAGttgttattaaaaaacattttccttaCCAGTTTTCCTTTTAAATCTACACCAACCACTAGGTCAAGCTGTTGCAGGGATGTGAGATCTTGTAGTGGAAGAATGTCTTTTTCCAGCACTGGATCTGAACCACTGTCACTGCAGCATTTCTCATGAAGGTCTTGTACggtttttaaaatcactttgacTTGCTCCATCATCATCTCCTGCTTAACCAGAATGTTTCGAAGAATGGCTAAAACAATGTACAAACACCACAAAATGAATATCAAACATAATCAGATCATAATTGTCAGAGACATTTACCAAAGGGGATGAAATGTAAACTATAAATAGGCAAGTTTgatgaaaagtggaaaaataaaggaaacagatGAAAAGAGAAGGTAAAATCAATTTTGCTGTATTAATGAATAAAGGGAATGAAAAGTTGCATAGATTCATAATTCTTTTAcccaaaatgtaaaacatttagggTAATTATTGTTGTGCTTCACAGTTGCGTCTGGTTATCAGGGCTTTATTTAAAGTGACAAACACGGAGGCAACTATATTAAAGAGAAACTGAGATAAAACACTTACGGCCATTAATGTCTTGATTTGGTCCATCATTTTGTTGTGAGGTAGACCAGTGTCTAAACGCCGTATCTGCAATTTCCACACACTCTGGGGTTAGGTGCTCTTCCACTGTAGATGCACTTTGATTTCTGTAATCATTTCTCAGGCTTTTCCTTTCTTGACTGCATCTTCCACATTCTGAATGTAGCTGAACACTGTCAGGTTGATGCATCCTGCACATTGATTTTGCATTTCGTCCAAGTTCTCCATGGTCAGCAGACATCTTGGTGGttgattttgaacatttttgaggaGGGGTTATCTTGGGTGGTGGAGGTAGATGGCTTTTGGGTTTGCTACAGACATCACCGTCACTATCACTATCAAATCTTGTGTTTGCTCTTTGggaaaatattaagaaattattGACAAAATACACAGTTATACAAGAATGAGGAAGTGCCTCATACAACTGTACAATTAGGAGAAAAATTTTATGAATTAGCCTTGTGGTAGTTATACtaaattaaattacagtatataaattaaatgagatAACTGGATCATTAAACTTAGTGTTTTCTCTTTAAAAGATCAAGCATTACAGCTTGAAAATTCATTGTATTAACACAAGCAACAGTCCGCAGGTGATGCTACACTTCAAGCATATTAACTATTTCAGGcttacattttccttctttttgtcctttttggAATTTCATTGTCTTCTTCATCCTCTGCTGTCTGCAAATCTGAGTGTCTTTCGGCAACTGGAAGCTTCAGTCTTGCAGTTCTGTAATTATCTGTTAAATTCCAGATGTAAgagcatttactgtataatatggaTACACAGTACTCAGGAATACAATTATACCAGTGTGAATCTGTATTTATATGAAGTAGGGGGATTACAAGATATTTGTCATCTAGTGGTAAACGGACATATTTCCGCATGCCAGAACCAACAGGTACACACTGAAGAATCCTCAGGCATGAAGAATCAATTGGATATTCAAAAAACATGGCCTTGTGTTGGTATTCCTGACAGACAACATATTCCCTGTCTTCACACACAATTATATTTTGAACTGTTACAATTTTATTGTCAATTTTGATACAGGAATCCCCTGCAGAAACTTTGATGACAAATCCATTAAAGTCCACCTCTTTAAACTGGAGTACTACCTCAAAGTGTAGTGGAACTGGACTGTCTGAATGTTGCATTTTAAACCTC
This genomic window from Polypterus senegalus isolate Bchr_013 chromosome 4, ASM1683550v1, whole genome shotgun sequence contains:
- the LOC120528982 gene encoding zinc finger protein 181-like, whose translation is MQENSAELKSELSESEEKITEGNGREVEESPGSVGINLQKNGGFCPPSFGQLSLQYKEKGMKKSARGSENLTAAFLQCSSLPATGVTQTEAIEIDGQQVEKEIQIHTGKKCCLKCGKQFTHKSDLNKHMKIHTEEKAYCCHECGKSFSTSSYLQIHRRSHTGENPHCCSECGKSFSCIGTEESTQEKNHLQILTEAIFIHHTGECKVILNEKLSSEPQKNPHRRKTLLLSRM